AAGGAGATTTGCTATGGAAATCAAACTCGGTAGCCAAACATATCAACTCGATAGAAATAGGGTTTCGAAGATCACACAAGTAGGTCCCAATATTGCCTGTATCTGTTTTGCAACTGGTGATCCTCCTATACTGGTTCGGTGTAATGTTAAGCGTCCTATCGCTGGCACATTCACTTTTCCGGGAACAGTTAAAGAACTTAAGGCATTTATTGATAGAAAAAAAGATGTAAGCCTTTACAGAAAGAGGTAGAACATGGTATCGGAACAAGTCGCATATTTAATTGCTTTTATAATCTTTGTTGGTGGTGTTGTTAGTTTCGCACTAATTATTTATTACAGACGAAAAAGTATTAGTGAATACGAAGCAGAAATTGGTCGACTGACTTCACAATTACAAGAAAAAGAGGGTTATGAAAGTGAAATCCAGAAACTTCAAGTTGAATTAAGTGATTTAGATGTACGCAAAAGCGAATTGAAGTCTGAGATTGAAGAACTGGAAGGGGTTGCAAGCAGACATTCGACAGATATAGGCGAACATTCTCAAAAACTGTTCTCGTTGACAGAAGAATTAAACTCTGCTCGGGCAATTTTGAAAAAGTCTCAAGAGGAAAAAGAAGCGAATAGTAAACGAAAAAAGGAACTTGACGAATTGATAAAGTCTAAGGGAGCTGTGCAAGAAAAAATTCATACTCTAAAAACCGAAAGGAATTCTGTTTCAGAGAACCTTTCGGAACTAAAATTACAATTGGTTTCTGTAGAACATGATTTTGATCTGCAACAGCATGGGCTTTACGAACCGTTATATGATTTTGGGACGGCAGAAGAGTACAAAGAAAGACTAAAAAATATACGCGATGCCCAGAAACTGATGTTTCGAGAGAAAACGGCTATCACTTGTCCAGCCGAGTGGACTGTTCAAGGAAGTAGAAGAGAAGGTCAGAAGATGATTACAGAGAAAATCAAACTCATGGCGAATGCCTTCAATGGGTGTTGTGACTCTATTATAAGCAAAGTTAAGTATAGTAATATCTCCAGTATAGAAAAACGGATAAACAAGGCGTACACAGATATAAACAAACTCGGTTCCACCCTGCAATGTTCAATATCTGATAGGTACTTGCAACTAAAATTTGACGAACTCCACTTGGTTCATGAATACCAAGAGAAATTACAAGAAGAGAAAGAGGAACGGGCTGAGATCACAAAGCGGTTGCGCGAAGAAGAACGCGCACAAAGAGAACTTGAAAAAGCGAAACTTCTGGCAGAGAAGGAAGAATCCAATTATCAGAAAGCGTTAGCAGAAGCCAGAAAAGAATTTGAAAGTGCATCGGTAGATAACCGCAAAAATACCGAGAAACTCAGAGATAAAATCACCCAATTGGAGGAAGATCTGAGGGAAGCAACAGGGAATAAGCTTCGTGTGTTGTCTCGTGCAGAAGTTACGAGGAGCGGGTATATCTATATCATTTCAAATATCGGTTCATTCG
This window of the Candidatus Poribacteria bacterium genome carries:
- a CDS encoding DUF4041 domain-containing protein, whose product is MVSEQVAYLIAFIIFVGGVVSFALIIYYRRKSISEYEAEIGRLTSQLQEKEGYESEIQKLQVELSDLDVRKSELKSEIEELEGVASRHSTDIGEHSQKLFSLTEELNSARAILKKSQEEKEANSKRKKELDELIKSKGAVQEKIHTLKTERNSVSENLSELKLQLVSVEHDFDLQQHGLYEPLYDFGTAEEYKERLKNIRDAQKLMFREKTAITCPAEWTVQGSRREGQKMITEKIKLMANAFNGCCDSIISKVKYSNISSIEKRINKAYTDINKLGSTLQCSISDRYLQLKFDELHLVHEYQEKLQEEKEERAEITKRLREEERAQRELEKAKLLAEKEESNYQKALAEARKEFESASVDNRKNTEKLRDKITQLEEDLREATGNKLRVLSRAEVTRSGYIYIISNIGSFGKDIYKIGLTRRLDPEDRIRELSGAAVPFRYDVHALIFSEDAPSLENALHRAFEANRVNLVNKRKEFFNCSLEAIKKICSEHEPEVKFFDMPVAEEFRKTKAMRRELPPDAKP